From one Streptomyces sp. NBC_01478 genomic stretch:
- a CDS encoding AAA domain-containing protein translates to MTAVFDAGAEAGRATDAILRDTLHGTARGVVVDSPPGAGKSTLVVRAALELADAGRPLMVVAQTNAQVDDLVVRLAEKNGELPVGRLHSSDADPYDKALDDLPNVRKSAKAGELAGLPVVISTAAKWAHVKVDEPWRHAIVDEAYQMRSDSLLAVAGLFERALFVGDPGQLDPFAIVGAEQWAGLSYDPSASAVTTLLAHNPELPQHRLPVSWRLPASAAPLVSNAFYPYTRFRSGTDHGDRLLNFGVPSDGSGPDRVIDEAAESGWGLLELPARHTPRTDPEAVRAVATVVRRLLDRGGAATSERSPDPTPLTADRIAVGTAHRDQAAAIRAALGELGVTDVTVDTANRLQGREFDVTVVLHPLSGRPDATAFHLETGRLCVLASRHRHACIVICRAGVTELLDDHPSTEPVQLGVTVKFPDGWEANHAVLAHLAEHRVTWRP, encoded by the coding sequence GTGACCGCCGTGTTCGACGCCGGTGCCGAGGCCGGCCGCGCCACCGACGCGATCCTCCGCGACACCCTGCACGGCACCGCGCGCGGAGTCGTCGTCGACTCCCCTCCGGGTGCCGGCAAGTCCACCCTCGTGGTCCGGGCCGCGCTCGAACTGGCCGACGCCGGGCGCCCGTTGATGGTGGTCGCGCAGACCAACGCGCAGGTCGACGACCTCGTCGTCCGGCTCGCCGAGAAGAACGGCGAGCTGCCCGTGGGCCGCCTCCACAGCAGTGACGCGGACCCGTACGACAAGGCGCTGGACGACCTGCCGAACGTACGGAAGTCGGCGAAGGCGGGTGAGCTGGCCGGGCTCCCGGTCGTCATCTCGACGGCGGCCAAGTGGGCGCACGTCAAGGTCGACGAGCCGTGGCGGCACGCGATCGTCGACGAGGCGTACCAGATGCGCTCGGACTCGCTGCTGGCCGTGGCCGGGCTGTTCGAGCGGGCGCTGTTCGTGGGCGACCCGGGCCAGTTGGACCCGTTCGCGATCGTCGGCGCGGAGCAGTGGGCGGGCCTGTCGTACGACCCCTCGGCCTCGGCCGTGACGACACTCCTGGCCCACAACCCCGAACTGCCGCAGCACCGCCTGCCGGTGTCCTGGCGACTCCCGGCATCGGCGGCACCTCTCGTCTCGAACGCGTTCTACCCGTACACCCGTTTCCGCAGCGGCACGGACCACGGCGACCGGCTCCTCAACTTCGGTGTCCCGTCGGACGGTTCGGGCCCGGACCGGGTGATCGACGAGGCGGCGGAGTCGGGTTGGGGCCTGCTGGAGCTGCCGGCCCGCCATACGCCGCGTACGGACCCGGAGGCGGTGCGGGCGGTGGCGACGGTCGTACGGCGCCTGCTGGACCGGGGCGGCGCGGCCACGTCGGAGCGATCGCCCGACCCCACTCCCCTGACCGCCGACCGCATCGCCGTGGGCACCGCGCACCGGGACCAGGCGGCGGCGATCCGGGCGGCGCTGGGCGAGTTGGGCGTCACCGACGTCACCGTGGACACGGCGAACCGGCTCCAGGGGCGGGAGTTCGACGTCACGGTGGTCCTCCACCCCCTCTCCGGCCGCCCCGACGCCACCGCCTTCCACCTGGAGACGGGCCGCCTCTGCGTCCTCGCCTCCCGCCACCGGCACGCCTGCATCGTGATCTGCCGAGCGGGCGTCACCGAACTCCTGGACGACCACCCGTCGACGGAGCCGGTGCAGCTTGGGGTGACGGTGAAGTTCCCTGACGGGTGGGAGGCGAACCACGCGGTGCTGGCGCACCTGGCGGAACACCGGGTGACATGGAGACCGTGA